A genomic window from Ischnura elegans unplaced genomic scaffold, ioIscEleg1.1, whole genome shotgun sequence includes:
- the LOC124173567 gene encoding histone H4-like produces MDIGYKSPIKIERIDRSKQARFSHRDSSNMTGRGKGGKGLGKGGAKRHRKVLRDNIQGITKPAIRRLARRGGVKRISGLIYEETRGVLKVFLENVIRDAVTYTEHAKRKTVTAMDVVYALKRQGRTLYGFGG; encoded by the coding sequence ATGGATATTGGGTATAAAAGCCCCATCAAAATTGAGAGGATCGATCGATCGAAGCAAGCACGATTCTCTCACCGAGACAGCAGCAACATGACCGGACGAGGCAAGGGAGGAAAAGGCTTGGGGAAAGGAGGCGCCAAGCGTCATCGCAAGGTTCTTCGCGACAACATCCAGGGCATCACCAAGCCGGCCATTCGCCGTCTGGCCCGCCGCGGAGGTGTCAAGCGTATCTCCGGACTCATCTACGAGGAGACCCGCGGTGTCCTCAAGGTGTTCCTTGAGAACGTGATCCGTGACGCCGTCACCTACACCGAACACGCCAAGAGGAAGACCGTGACCGCCATGGACGTCGTGTACGCCCTCAAGCGCCAGGGACGCACCCTGTACGGATTCGGTGGTTAG
- the LOC124173566 gene encoding histone H2B, translating to MPPKTSGKAAKKAGKAQKNISKGDKKKKRRRKESYAIYIYKVLKQVHPDTGISSKAMNIMNSFVNDIFERIAAEASRLAHYNKRSTITSREVQTAVRLLLPGELAKHAVSEGTKAVTKYTSSK from the coding sequence ATGCCACCCAAGACTAGCGGAAAGGCTGCCAAGAAGGCCGGCAAGGCCCAGAAGAACATCTCCAAGGGAGACAAGAAGAAGAAGCGCAGGAGGAAGGAGAGCtacgcaatctacatctacaaggtcTTGAAGCAGGTCCACCCTGACACCGGTATCTCCTCCAAGGCCATGAACATCATGAACTCCTTCGTCAACGACATCTTCGAGAGGATCGCCGCCGAGGCTTCCCGTCTCGCTCATTACAACAAGCGCTCCACCATCACCTCCAGGGAGGTGCAGACCGCCGTCAGGCTCCTGCTCCCCGGTGAACTGGCCAAGCACGCCGTGTCTGAGGGCACCAAGGCTGTGACCAAGTACACCAGCTCCAAGTAA
- the LOC124173568 gene encoding histone H2A, whose translation MSGRGKGGKVKGKSKSRSSRAGLQFPVGRIHRLLRKGNYAERVGAGAPVYLAAVMEYLAAEVLELAGNAARDNKKTRIIPRHLQLAIRNDEELNKLLSGVTIAQGGVLPNIQAVLLPKKTEKKA comes from the coding sequence ATGTCTGGACGCGGAAAAGGAGGCAAAGTCAAGGGAAAGTCCAAGTCCCGTTCCAGCAGGGCCGGACTTCAGTTCCCCGTGGGACGTATCCACCGTCTGCTCCGCAAGGGCAACTACGCCGAGCGCGTTGGTGCCGGTGCCCCCGTGTACCTCGCCGCCGTCATGGAGTACCTGGCCGCCGAAGTCCTGGAATTGGCAGGCAACGCTGCCCGTGACAACAAGAAGACGAGGATCATTCCCCGTCATCTTCAGCTGGCCATCCGCAACGACGAGGAGTTGAACAAGCTCCTGTCTGGCGTCACCATCGCCCAGGGTGGTGTCTTGCCCAACATCCAGGCCGTGCTTCTGCCCAAGAAGACCGAGAAGAAGGCTTAA